The following DNA comes from Triticum aestivum cultivar Chinese Spring chromosome 3D, IWGSC CS RefSeq v2.1, whole genome shotgun sequence.
TGCAGGATGACAGTAAACCTACTGCCTACCTGCTCCTTGGAGTACCCAAATCTGGAAAGATACTCAATGGCATTGAGAACTGCACGCTTGTATGCGACTGATGCATCAAGGAAATGTTGTTTCCCTGACTCATCTACACTGATGCCCTCAAAGACTAACCATTCTGAGAAACGTGGCTCCACCGGACCTATCTCAAAGATAGGATTCACATGAAGCGCTGTTGGACCAACAGGAGTCAAGTATTCCTTCATCCCACCTCTTATGATCTCACACCTGCATAAAATGTGATGGTGAAATTAGTGGAATTTCAGAAGCACGGCACTAGAAGTAAATCACATGGACAGATTTTGTTATCTAACCAGCAAATTCAGCAACTCCTGCAAAATTGTTGAACTGAGAGTTGCAATTTATTAGGTACGATATGAGTTGCCAGTGTGGTTAGAAATAAGCTATGCACTAGCTGAGGAGTCTGATCCCACGAGTAATGCACTATACCACAGAAGCATCAGCCTAAAACCATGAAGACGCGACACATTAAACCAGTGTGGTGAGCTATTGTAGGCCTTGTGGCGTAGCGTAATACAGCTTGACCCAATGAATACATCTTCTATGCTCCTATCTCCATCTGTTTCTCTCTGCCCATCTGAATCTGACAAGTTTCAAGCAACCAGCTATGGAGATGCTTCCTCCTAATGTGTCAGCCTAGTTTCTTGATAAAGAATGGTGAAACCTAATGATGGGAAGTTCTCTCACATAATGGATCTGGGCTGTTGTGACTGATTCTTTTGGTCGACTCTTGGAGTAAGAGGTCCAGAAAACAACCATGAGATACCAGATGCGTTTAGAAGCTAATAAATGTAACAAGTATTGAAAAGTGTAGACAAGGACAAAGGCAATTACTTTAGCTCAAGGAATCCACTCATTTCTATTGCTCCGCAAAATGAGACTTCACCATCACCTTGGGAAAAGTGCATATCGCCAGTACTCAGATTTGCTCCTTCAACAAATACTGGTAGATAAACTTTGGAACCTCTGCTTAGATTCTTTATGTCACAATTCCCCCCATTCTCTCTTCCAGGAATAGTTCTTGCTGCTTCATTTGCAATTTTTTGCCATTCAGCAGTCCCTTCTTGAATCTGCAAACATTGCATGCAATGTCAACATATCTATTTAACCATATACATTTAAACAAAGTATCGATGAACATAGGACTTGAGATTTCAGATTGCTAGTTTCACGAACCTGACCAGTGAATCTGATATTTTTTTCCTGGCTGGCAATTTATATTTTGGGAGTATAATATGTTCAGTCTACCTATGTGGTGGTGATATTCTTGGCGAGATCATTCCTATATACACTCCTGCTGTATGGAAGCTTACAGTACCTACATGAATCAACATTTCCTTCTGGCTCATGGCTAACGGCATGCGTCAGGTCAATGACATCAATTATGAACTTTTTCTGACTTGTTCTTTGACTGTGTGGTTGTTAGCCAGACCTGGCCTGCCACCTATTTAATGTTTATTACAGATTGTCTCATGTAACTTGGCTGTATTATGGAGTTTATGGAAGCTAATGAATGATATGTGTTTCCAGGGGTGCTGAGGAGCATGATGCATGGACAAACTCGATGCAGTGATGGAAACTGCTATGCAACGATACGCAATCTCAGCTGATAGATCGCTGAATTTTGCTGGTGAAGAAGTGAGGTGAACAAATGAGGATCGCCTGGAGGGATCGAATGGCATGCTAATGATGATTCAGATTCCAGGTGATAAAGTTGACTGTTTTTGAGCTATGTGCTGTGGTCATCTCTGTTCACCGTCCGACAACAATGTTTACGAGTATAAAACATTATGTAATTTTCCAAGTGGTGTCTGTACACCTTAAACTTCAATGAAGCGCAGATAAATCTGTCTGTCCCTGAGGTCCTTCACATTGTAAAATTAATGCTGATTTCATTAATGCAAGGAAGGAGGGAGCCCCTGTTTTTTAACACAAATAGCTTATATCTCCTAGATAAATATCTGCATGTAAAACAGTTGTACTGGAATTCTGAGACACATAAGAAAATCAACTACTAATTATAGGTACTGCAGTTAAAGTGAAGCATTCATGAGGCAGTACATCGTACCTTTCCAAGTAAGCAGTTGTCAGAGGTTGGTAAATTAGCAAGGGGTCTCTGATGTAGAACTTCGCACAGTTTCAGAGACTCGTGACCTGTCTCGATCAATTTTCTTTCCCTTTCGTTCCATATATTAAGAAGCTCAACTGATGGTGCAGTTCCCACTATACCAGGATGAGTTAATCCCGGAAACCGAACACCTGGTATGCAGAAATGGAACTACTGAACGATCTAAAGCTGAAACGCTTCATTCACACAAGAACTTTTACCTGGTATCTGAGGGGAGTATGCATAAATTCCTTCAAAATACCAAATGGCTTTTCTTGCACTTGGAAAGTGGTCAGTTAAGAACCCGCCTCCATTCTCCCTTTCGAATATTCCAGTATAACCCCACTCGTCACCAGGGAGCGGACCGAGGTTGCAGATCTCTACCGCAAGAAGATCACCAGGTGAAGCTGGAACCCCTTCAGCATCAACTATTCTAAGGGGCCCACTGAGATAATGAGTCTGTAGAAAACCCATATTCAGTTTGGCACAAGACTTCCTTTTGATGAGAAATACTACAATGAAGCGCACATCAAACAACATCTCTTCCATAAAAAAATTGCATACTTACAATTGTGAGGTCCAGAAATTTGATATCATCTGCAGAGTCATCATCTCTAACCCGTCCTCCAGTCCAATCGAC
Coding sequences within:
- the LOC123079274 gene encoding formamidase isoform X1; its protein translation is MVDWTGGRVRDDDSADDIKFLDLTITHYLSGPLRIVDAEGVPASPGDLLAVEICNLGPLPGDEWGYTGIFERENGGGFLTDHFPSARKAIWYFEGIYAYSPQIPGVRFPGLTHPGIVGTAPSVELLNIWNERERKLIETGHESLKLCEVLHQRPLANLPTSDNCLLGKIQEGTAEWQKIANEAARTIPGRENGGNCDIKNLSRGSKVYLPVFVEGANLSTGDMHFSQGDGEVSFCGAIEMSGFLELKCEIIRGGMKEYLTPVGPTALHVNPIFEIGPVEPRFSEWLVFEGISVDESGKQHFLDASVAYKRAVLNAIEYLSRFGYSKEQVYLLLSCCPCEGRISGIVDAPNAVATLAIPTAIFDQDIKPKRLGHGPKLRRLPDVLR